One window of the Asticcacaulis sp. SL142 genome contains the following:
- a CDS encoding replicative DNA helicase, translating into MSSDILALAYPPIDQSADTVGAISTMPHNLDAEQALLGCLMFDNGAYERLYDGLQGRHFYEPFHAKLFGVIEDNIRVGHLADPLVLVDKFKNDQAFQDLGGIRYLADLVDRAPPAANASDYARIIYDLALRRDLIRLGGEIAKAAIDEQNARDQIEAAEARLYDMAEKGTSSTGFKTFGEAVSGALEHAEEAFHRDGGLSGISTGLIDMDKKIGGLHKSDLIILAGRPSMGKTALATNIAMNVAKKYRMEMQPDGERKTVDGGVVAFYSLEMSADQLATRLLADASGVSGDRLRKGEIDASEFARLKDAAMDIASFPLYIDDTGGISLAKLTARARRLKRTAGLDCLIVDYLQLVTLGETGATMNRVQEVSTITMGLKSLAKELQIPVIALSQLSRQVESRDDKRPMLSDLRESGSIEQDADMVMFVYRESYYLGRSEPKEGTAEHLQWQEDMDRTRGTAEVILAKQRHGPIGTVRLAFDENVTRFGNLPPEHYYNDYSATSHIAHNKQKFIGGE; encoded by the coding sequence ATGTCTTCAGATATTTTAGCCCTCGCTTACCCGCCGATCGATCAGTCCGCCGATACTGTCGGCGCGATCTCAACCATGCCGCACAACCTTGATGCCGAACAGGCGCTTCTGGGGTGTCTGATGTTCGACAACGGGGCCTATGAGCGGCTCTATGACGGCCTGCAGGGTCGGCATTTCTATGAGCCGTTTCATGCCAAGCTGTTTGGGGTGATCGAAGACAATATCCGTGTCGGGCACCTGGCCGATCCCCTTGTTTTAGTTGATAAATTCAAAAACGATCAGGCTTTTCAGGATCTGGGCGGCATCCGCTATCTGGCCGATCTGGTCGATCGCGCCCCACCGGCAGCCAATGCCTCAGATTATGCCCGCATCATCTATGATCTGGCCCTGCGCCGTGACCTGATCCGTCTGGGCGGTGAAATCGCCAAGGCCGCCATCGACGAACAAAACGCCCGCGATCAGATCGAAGCCGCCGAAGCCCGCCTCTATGACATGGCTGAAAAAGGCACCTCCTCAACCGGCTTTAAGACCTTTGGCGAAGCGGTCTCCGGCGCACTGGAACATGCCGAAGAAGCCTTCCACCGTGACGGCGGCCTGTCGGGGATATCCACAGGCCTCATTGATATGGATAAGAAAATCGGCGGCCTGCACAAATCCGACCTGATCATTCTGGCGGGTCGTCCATCGATGGGTAAGACGGCGCTGGCCACCAACATCGCCATGAACGTCGCCAAAAAATACCGCATGGAAATGCAGCCCGACGGAGAGCGCAAAACCGTCGATGGCGGGGTTGTGGCTTTTTATTCGCTTGAAATGTCAGCGGATCAGTTGGCGACCCGTCTTCTGGCCGATGCGTCGGGCGTGTCCGGCGACCGCCTGCGCAAAGGTGAAATTGATGCATCTGAATTCGCCCGCCTCAAAGACGCGGCCATGGATATCGCGTCTTTTCCGCTCTATATCGATGACACCGGCGGTATTTCTCTGGCCAAGCTGACCGCCCGAGCGCGTCGGCTGAAACGCACGGCGGGCCTTGACTGCCTGATCGTTGACTACCTTCAGCTTGTAACGCTGGGTGAAACCGGGGCGACCATGAACCGTGTTCAGGAAGTCTCGACCATCACCATGGGCCTGAAATCGCTGGCCAAGGAACTGCAAATCCCGGTCATCGCCCTGTCGCAGCTCTCGCGTCAGGTCGAAAGCCGCGACGATAAGCGCCCCATGCTGTCCGACCTTCGCGAATCCGGTTCTATTGAACAAGACGCCGACATGGTCATGTTCGTGTACCGCGAAAGCTATTATCTCGGCCGTTCTGAGCCCAAGGAAGGCACTGCCGAACATTTACAGTGGCAAGAGGATATGGATCGTACTCGCGGCACTGCCGAAGTCATTCTGGCCAAGCAACGTCACGGCCCGATCGGCACGGTGCGGCTGGCGTTCGATGAAAATGTTACCCGTTTCGGCAATCTACCGCCTGAGCATTATTACAACGATTATTCTGCGACATCTCATATTGCCCATAACAAACAAAAGTTTATAGGCGGAGAATAA